In Deltaproteobacteria bacterium, a genomic segment contains:
- a CDS encoding PhoH family protein, which yields MSEKQEARLEFDDVRLANTLFGVQGSHIRQIADKTGTRIHVKGNALSIEGDEIGVALAQRVLEELYGLLKKGYPLYPSDIDFATRILSASNSARLEEIFLDTVYISSKKRVITPKSLTQKQYIDAIRSHDIVIGIGPAGTGKTYLAMAMAVASLTKQEVQRIVLTRPAVEAGERLGFLPGDIFEKVNPYLRPLYDALHDMMDFERASRLVERGTIEVVPLAFMRGRTLNDSFVILDEAQNTGSEQMKMFLTRLGYHAKAVITGDITQVDLPEDRQSGLIEIQTILKGIKGIRFVYFTERDVVRHPLVQEIIKAYERAEKNLRLVKSKERNA from the coding sequence GTGAGTGAAAAACAGGAGGCCAGGCTCGAATTCGACGACGTAAGGCTGGCCAATACCCTTTTCGGCGTCCAGGGTTCCCACATCCGGCAGATTGCCGACAAGACCGGAACGAGAATTCATGTCAAGGGAAACGCCCTTTCGATCGAGGGGGACGAAATCGGGGTGGCTTTAGCCCAGCGTGTCCTGGAGGAGCTTTACGGGCTCCTGAAGAAAGGGTATCCCCTCTATCCCAGTGATATCGATTTTGCCACGAGGATCCTCTCGGCCAGCAACTCGGCGAGATTGGAGGAGATCTTCCTCGATACGGTCTACATTTCATCGAAAAAGCGCGTCATCACGCCAAAGAGCCTCACCCAGAAACAGTATATCGATGCGATTCGGAGTCATGATATCGTTATCGGCATCGGGCCTGCCGGAACTGGAAAGACCTACCTGGCAATGGCGATGGCCGTGGCCTCCCTGACGAAACAGGAGGTGCAGCGGATCGTGTTGACCCGACCGGCTGTCGAGGCAGGGGAGAGACTGGGATTCCTTCCCGGTGATATCTTTGAAAAGGTCAACCCCTATCTCAGGCCTCTCTATGACGCTCTCCACGACATGATGGATTTCGAGAGGGCTTCCCGGCTGGTCGAGCGCGGAACGATCGAGGTGGTCCCTTTGGCCTTCATGAGAGGGAGAACGCTCAACGATTCCTTTGTCATCCTCGACGAGGCGCAGAACACTGGTTCCGAGCAGATGAAGATGTTTCTCACCAGATTGGGTTATCACGCCAAGGCCGTCATTACGGGTGACATCACCCAGGTCGACCTTCCCGAGGACAGGCAGTCCGGTCTCATCGAAATCCAGACGATCTTGAAGGGAATCAAGGGCATTCGGTTCGTCTATTTCACCGAGAGGGACGTGGTCCGCCACCCACTCGTGCAGGAGATTATCAAAGCCTATGAACGGGCCGAGAAGAATCTCCGCCTGGTCAAATCAAAAGAAAGGAATGCGTGA